A region of Deltaproteobacteria bacterium DNA encodes the following proteins:
- a CDS encoding ferritin family protein, giving the protein MIDETTTPQEAIRIAIERGKGSNEFYNQAAKISKYRGTRQMFEFLAKEELKHRRILEEELNKDYLKEI; this is encoded by the coding sequence ATGATTGATGAGACCACAACCCCCCAGGAAGCCATCCGTATAGCCATCGAGCGGGGAAAAGGTTCCAACGAGTTTTACAACCAGGCGGCGAAAATCTCTAAATACCGGGGAACCAGGCAGATGTTCGAATTCCTGGCTAAAGAGGAACTCAAACACCGGCGCATTCTCGAAGAAGAGTTGAACAAGGATTATTTAAAAGAAATATAA